A stretch of Oncorhynchus mykiss isolate Arlee chromosome 26, USDA_OmykA_1.1, whole genome shotgun sequence DNA encodes these proteins:
- the ttc17 gene encoding tetratricopeptide repeat protein 17 isoform X2, with translation MADLRKISSGSLPYVNVSRKVSVQGKIFILLCIILAEPGGATTHWVVTEDGKIQQQVDSPLNLKHPHDLVIFMRQETRVNYLKKLEQLVAQKIHIEENEDRDTGLEQRHYKEDADCVMAKVPLGDLDLYDGTYISLESKDISPEDYVDFRSPLPPDLEKPDCARVFELPYSIHGFQHLRGVQEQVNLTSPLLSKEDPIFGSLSHKLGRSMDEVGHRIQQGLLRNSSSWVLYNLASFYWRIKNEPRRAVDCVIRALHFSPRQHKDLALVNMANILHRAHFSADAAIVAHTALDLTSDLLTSHYTLGNIYAMLGEYNHSVLCYEQALQAQPGFEQALRRKHAVLCQQKLEQRLEAQHRSLQRTLNELKEYQKQHDHYLRQQEALDKYKLLQEEQILRNIIHETQMAKEAQLGNHQMCRLGQQQSSLFCPLDLPVRYHRGDLFEHVHHIQFGEEVSVAGSVALVSEPSTNQTTSSHLHPSVSRDPEPAALWGHQASPTDDIQRLLWPRRADCADEFPVIPPAHLLPTFYLPPETQGPSLQTVLYGTGPPPSSLASPDCGPVLQPPPADLPASVGWTLEDKELPDPHATQVLLSRSRGWSLEQAGASIARAMKKASAPGWLLQNEAALFWRAKGNGTSSLQCLRHSLASAPPTQRHLPLVNAANLLLRHGLSAHAHTLLEDALALNASEPHTLLSLVSVNLAQGNVTGALDLFRQTLALSASCAQCRASLPLLRCLQFYPFLYNLQRSPCPQGALCVGKEDVTLHLDEWEAGSRQKQQEDPTTTAAQAQEALLFEKVVLDSNGSGEASQQPGGGERDEEEWQLKEELMGAFEGALDVGGKRGDLRGIRVLKNDRVMGAGRSGGGPCFGNCEDDEGAEWITFQVKRVRKPKADSPEVWGSAEDTLQGETLLPGGHSVLEISGPTIPSPGPLGRWRDYTGLGWPGPEECQRTRRVDLTTVASTWLAVSAKNIDITEHIDFITPLQEPAVEPLCNANLAASMHTLDHLAGVANRAAIHYTGESQLREVLQNLGKDKFSPQSFEQVGTRIAKVLEKNQTSWVLSSMSALYWRVKGQGKRAIDCLRQALHYAPHHMKDVPLISLANIFQNARLWEDALTVARMAVEIAPHFVVNHFTLANVYIAMEEFEKAMRWYESTLELQPEFAPAKDRLRTIQCYLLTKKDRRLP, from the exons ATGGCGGACCTCAGGAAAATCAGTTCTGGGTCTCTGCCCTATGTAAACGTTTCCCGAAAAGTGTCAGTTCAAGGGAAGATTTTTATCCTACTCTGTATAATATTGGCCGAACCCGGAGGAGCTACCACCCACTGGGTCGTCACTGAAGATGGAAAAATTCAACAGCAA GTTGACTCTCCTTTAAATCTTAAACATCCACATGACCTTGTCATCTTCATGCGACAGGAGACCCGTGTCAACTACCTGAAGAAGTTAGAG CAGCTTGTCGCTCAGAAGATTCACATTGAGGAGAATGAGGACAGGGACACGGGCTTGGAGCAGAGGCACTATAAAGAGGATGCCGACTGTGTCATGGCTAAAGTACCCCTGGGAGACTTGGATCTCTACGATGGTACCTACATCTCCCTGGAGAGTAAAGACATCAG CCCTGAGGATTATGTAGATTTTAGGTCCCCTCTACCCCCGGATCTGGAGAAGCCTGACTGTGCCAGAGTATTTGAGCTCCCATATAGTATCCACGGTTTCCAGCATCTCCGG GGCGTGCAGGAACAGGTGAACCTCacatctcctctgctctctaaAGAGGACCCCATTTTTGGCTCCCTGTCCCACAAACTGGGCCGCAGCATGGACGAGGTGGGCCATCGCATCCAGCAGGGCCTGCTGAGG AACTCCTCATCCTGGGTGCTGTATAACCTGGCGTCGTTCTACTGGAGGATAAAGAATGAGCCCAGGCGGGCGGTGGACTGTGTGATCCGGGCCCTGCACTTCTCACCCAG GCAGCACAAGGACCTGGCCCTGGTGAACATGGCCAACATCCTGCATCGGGCCCACTTCTCGGCTGACGCTGCCATCGTGGCTCACACTGCCCTGGATTTGACCTCTGACCTTCTCACCAGCCACTACACCCTGGGCAACATCTACGCA ATGCTGGGGGAGTATAACCACTCAGTGCTGTGCTATGAGCAGGCTCTCCAGGCCCAGCCGGGCTTTGAGCAGGCCCTGAGGAGGAAGCACGCCGTCCTCTGTCAGCAGAAACTGGAGCAGCGCCTGGAGGCCCAACACAG GTCTCTGCAGCGCACGCTGAACGAGCTGAAGGAATACCAGAAACAGCATGACCACTACCTGCGTCAGCAGGAGGCCCTGGACAAATACAAGCTACTGCAGGAAGAGCAGATCCTCCGCAACATCATCCACGAGACCCAGATGGCCAAGGAGGCACAGCTGG GCAACCACCAGATGTGTCGTCTGGGCCAACAACAGAGCAGCCTGTTCTGCCCCTTGGACCTGCCGGTGCGTTATCACCGTGGAGACCTGTTTGAGCACGTCCACCACATCCAGTTTGGAGAGGAGGTCTCTGTGGCGGGCAGCGTTGCTCTGGTGTCGGAGCCTAGCACCAACCAGACCACCAGctcacacctccacccctccgTGTCCAGAGACCCTGAGCCTGCAGCCCTCTGGGGCCACCAGGCCTCCCCCACCGAT gacattcagaggctgctGTGGCCTCGGAGGGCAGACTGTGCTGATGAGTTTCCTGTCATCCCCCCCGCCCACCTACTACCCACCTTCTACCTCCCACCTGAGACACAGGGCCCCAG CCTGCAGACGGTGCTGTACGGTACcggaccccctccctcctccctggctTCTCCAGACTGTGGCCCTGTACTCCAGCCCCCTCCAGCTGACCTGCCTGCCTCTGTGGGCTGGACCTTGGAGGACAAGGAGCTACCAGACCCCCACGCCACCCAG gTACTGCTGTCTCGCAGCAGAGGCTGGAGTTTGGAGCAGGCTGGTGCCAGCATAGCCCGAGCCATGAAGAAG gctaGCGCCCCTGGCTGGTTGCTCCAGAACGAGGCGGCGTTGTTCTGGCGGGCGAAGGGTAACGGTACCAGCTCGCTGCAGTGTCTGCGCCACTCCCTGGCCTCGGCTCCGCCCACCCAGCGCCACCTGCCCCTCGTCAACGCTGCCAATCTGCTTCTGCGCCACGGCCTCAGCGCCCACGCACACACTCTGCTGGAGGACGCCCTGGCACTCAACGCCTCTGAG CCCCACACTCTCCTGAGCCTGGTAAGCGTGAATCTGGCCCAGGGCAACGTGACGGGCGCCCTGGACCTGTTCCGCCAGACCCTGGCTCTCTCTGCCAGTTGTGCCCAGTGCCGTGCCAGCCTGCCCCTTCTGCGATGCCTGCAGTTCTACCCATTCCTCTACAACCTGCAGCGCTCGCCATGTCCGC aGGGTGCTTTGTGTGTCGGTAAGGAGGATGTGACTCTACATCTAGATGAATGGGAGGCTGGCAGTAGACAGAAGCAGCAGGAGGACCCCACCACCACGGCTGCCCAGGCTCAGGAAGCCCTCCTGTTTGAGA AGGTGGTGCTGGACAGTAACGGCTCTGGAGAGGCAAGCCAACagcctggaggaggagagagggatgaggaggagtggCAGCTGAAGGAGGAGCTGATGGGGGCCTTCGAGGGGGCTCTGGACGTGGGGGGCAAGCGGGGCGACCTGAGGGGCATCCGTGTGCTGAAGAACGACCGGGTGATGGGAGCGGGCCGGAGCGGAGGAGGGCCATGCTTCGGGAACTGTGAGGATGACGAGGGGGCTGAGTGG ATCACATTCCAGGTGAAGCGTGTGAGGAAGCCCAAGGCGGACAGCCCTGAGGTCTGGGGCAGTGCTGAGGACACCCTGCAGGGGGAGACACTGCTCCCTggaggccactctgttctggAGATCAGCGGCCCCACCATCCCGTCCCCCGGGCCCTTAG ggcgaTGGAGGGACTATACCGGTCTGGGCTGGCCGGGGCCAGAGGAGTGCCAGCGAACACGCAGGGTAGACCTCACCACCGTGGCCAGTACCTGGCTGGCCGTGTCTGCCAAGAACATTGA CATCACGGAACACATAGACTTTATCACTCCACTCCAGGAGCCTGCGGTGGAGCCATTGTGCAACGCCAACCTGGCTGCCAGCATGCACACCCTGGACCACCTGGCTGGCGTGGCCAACCGCGCCGCCATCCACTACACCGGAGAGAGTCAACTCAgagag GTTCTACAGAATCTGGGCAAAGATAAGTTCTCCCCTCAGTCCTTTGAGCAGGTGGGCACGCGCATCGCCAAGGTCTTGGAGAAG AACCAGACATCGTGGGTCTTGTCCAGCATGTCTGCTCTCTACTGGAGGGTGAAGGGTCAGGGCAAGAGGGCCATCGACTGCCTACGCCAAGCCCTCCACTACGCCCCGCACCACATGAAG GATGTACCTCTGATCAGCCTGGCCAACATCTTCCAGAACGCGCGGCTGTGGGAGGACGCTCTGACCGTGGCCCGCATGGCTGTGGAGATCGCCCCGCACTTCGTTGTCAACCACTTCACCCTTGCCAACGTCTACATCGCCATG gaGGAGTTTGAGAAGGCCATGCGCTGGTATGAGTCCACTCTGGAGCTGCAGCCAGAGTTTGCCCCTGCCAAGGACCGCCTGAGAACCATCCAGTGTTACCTGCTAACCAAGAAGGACCGCCGTCTACCCTGA
- the ttc17 gene encoding tetratricopeptide repeat protein 17 isoform X1, producing the protein MADLRKISSGSLPYVNVSRKVSVQGKIFILLCIILAEPGGATTHWVVTEDGKIQQQVDSPLNLKHPHDLVIFMRQETRVNYLKKLEKQLVAQKIHIEENEDRDTGLEQRHYKEDADCVMAKVPLGDLDLYDGTYISLESKDISPEDYVDFRSPLPPDLEKPDCARVFELPYSIHGFQHLRGVQEQVNLTSPLLSKEDPIFGSLSHKLGRSMDEVGHRIQQGLLRNSSSWVLYNLASFYWRIKNEPRRAVDCVIRALHFSPRQHKDLALVNMANILHRAHFSADAAIVAHTALDLTSDLLTSHYTLGNIYAMLGEYNHSVLCYEQALQAQPGFEQALRRKHAVLCQQKLEQRLEAQHRSLQRTLNELKEYQKQHDHYLRQQEALDKYKLLQEEQILRNIIHETQMAKEAQLGNHQMCRLGQQQSSLFCPLDLPVRYHRGDLFEHVHHIQFGEEVSVAGSVALVSEPSTNQTTSSHLHPSVSRDPEPAALWGHQASPTDDIQRLLWPRRADCADEFPVIPPAHLLPTFYLPPETQGPSLQTVLYGTGPPPSSLASPDCGPVLQPPPADLPASVGWTLEDKELPDPHATQVLLSRSRGWSLEQAGASIARAMKKASAPGWLLQNEAALFWRAKGNGTSSLQCLRHSLASAPPTQRHLPLVNAANLLLRHGLSAHAHTLLEDALALNASEPHTLLSLVSVNLAQGNVTGALDLFRQTLALSASCAQCRASLPLLRCLQFYPFLYNLQRSPCPQGALCVGKEDVTLHLDEWEAGSRQKQQEDPTTTAAQAQEALLFEKVVLDSNGSGEASQQPGGGERDEEEWQLKEELMGAFEGALDVGGKRGDLRGIRVLKNDRVMGAGRSGGGPCFGNCEDDEGAEWITFQVKRVRKPKADSPEVWGSAEDTLQGETLLPGGHSVLEISGPTIPSPGPLGRWRDYTGLGWPGPEECQRTRRVDLTTVASTWLAVSAKNIDITEHIDFITPLQEPAVEPLCNANLAASMHTLDHLAGVANRAAIHYTGESQLREVLQNLGKDKFSPQSFEQVGTRIAKVLEKNQTSWVLSSMSALYWRVKGQGKRAIDCLRQALHYAPHHMKDVPLISLANIFQNARLWEDALTVARMAVEIAPHFVVNHFTLANVYIAMEEFEKAMRWYESTLELQPEFAPAKDRLRTIQCYLLTKKDRRLP; encoded by the exons ATGGCGGACCTCAGGAAAATCAGTTCTGGGTCTCTGCCCTATGTAAACGTTTCCCGAAAAGTGTCAGTTCAAGGGAAGATTTTTATCCTACTCTGTATAATATTGGCCGAACCCGGAGGAGCTACCACCCACTGGGTCGTCACTGAAGATGGAAAAATTCAACAGCAA GTTGACTCTCCTTTAAATCTTAAACATCCACATGACCTTGTCATCTTCATGCGACAGGAGACCCGTGTCAACTACCTGAAGAAGTTAGAG AAGCAGCTTGTCGCTCAGAAGATTCACATTGAGGAGAATGAGGACAGGGACACGGGCTTGGAGCAGAGGCACTATAAAGAGGATGCCGACTGTGTCATGGCTAAAGTACCCCTGGGAGACTTGGATCTCTACGATGGTACCTACATCTCCCTGGAGAGTAAAGACATCAG CCCTGAGGATTATGTAGATTTTAGGTCCCCTCTACCCCCGGATCTGGAGAAGCCTGACTGTGCCAGAGTATTTGAGCTCCCATATAGTATCCACGGTTTCCAGCATCTCCGG GGCGTGCAGGAACAGGTGAACCTCacatctcctctgctctctaaAGAGGACCCCATTTTTGGCTCCCTGTCCCACAAACTGGGCCGCAGCATGGACGAGGTGGGCCATCGCATCCAGCAGGGCCTGCTGAGG AACTCCTCATCCTGGGTGCTGTATAACCTGGCGTCGTTCTACTGGAGGATAAAGAATGAGCCCAGGCGGGCGGTGGACTGTGTGATCCGGGCCCTGCACTTCTCACCCAG GCAGCACAAGGACCTGGCCCTGGTGAACATGGCCAACATCCTGCATCGGGCCCACTTCTCGGCTGACGCTGCCATCGTGGCTCACACTGCCCTGGATTTGACCTCTGACCTTCTCACCAGCCACTACACCCTGGGCAACATCTACGCA ATGCTGGGGGAGTATAACCACTCAGTGCTGTGCTATGAGCAGGCTCTCCAGGCCCAGCCGGGCTTTGAGCAGGCCCTGAGGAGGAAGCACGCCGTCCTCTGTCAGCAGAAACTGGAGCAGCGCCTGGAGGCCCAACACAG GTCTCTGCAGCGCACGCTGAACGAGCTGAAGGAATACCAGAAACAGCATGACCACTACCTGCGTCAGCAGGAGGCCCTGGACAAATACAAGCTACTGCAGGAAGAGCAGATCCTCCGCAACATCATCCACGAGACCCAGATGGCCAAGGAGGCACAGCTGG GCAACCACCAGATGTGTCGTCTGGGCCAACAACAGAGCAGCCTGTTCTGCCCCTTGGACCTGCCGGTGCGTTATCACCGTGGAGACCTGTTTGAGCACGTCCACCACATCCAGTTTGGAGAGGAGGTCTCTGTGGCGGGCAGCGTTGCTCTGGTGTCGGAGCCTAGCACCAACCAGACCACCAGctcacacctccacccctccgTGTCCAGAGACCCTGAGCCTGCAGCCCTCTGGGGCCACCAGGCCTCCCCCACCGAT gacattcagaggctgctGTGGCCTCGGAGGGCAGACTGTGCTGATGAGTTTCCTGTCATCCCCCCCGCCCACCTACTACCCACCTTCTACCTCCCACCTGAGACACAGGGCCCCAG CCTGCAGACGGTGCTGTACGGTACcggaccccctccctcctccctggctTCTCCAGACTGTGGCCCTGTACTCCAGCCCCCTCCAGCTGACCTGCCTGCCTCTGTGGGCTGGACCTTGGAGGACAAGGAGCTACCAGACCCCCACGCCACCCAG gTACTGCTGTCTCGCAGCAGAGGCTGGAGTTTGGAGCAGGCTGGTGCCAGCATAGCCCGAGCCATGAAGAAG gctaGCGCCCCTGGCTGGTTGCTCCAGAACGAGGCGGCGTTGTTCTGGCGGGCGAAGGGTAACGGTACCAGCTCGCTGCAGTGTCTGCGCCACTCCCTGGCCTCGGCTCCGCCCACCCAGCGCCACCTGCCCCTCGTCAACGCTGCCAATCTGCTTCTGCGCCACGGCCTCAGCGCCCACGCACACACTCTGCTGGAGGACGCCCTGGCACTCAACGCCTCTGAG CCCCACACTCTCCTGAGCCTGGTAAGCGTGAATCTGGCCCAGGGCAACGTGACGGGCGCCCTGGACCTGTTCCGCCAGACCCTGGCTCTCTCTGCCAGTTGTGCCCAGTGCCGTGCCAGCCTGCCCCTTCTGCGATGCCTGCAGTTCTACCCATTCCTCTACAACCTGCAGCGCTCGCCATGTCCGC aGGGTGCTTTGTGTGTCGGTAAGGAGGATGTGACTCTACATCTAGATGAATGGGAGGCTGGCAGTAGACAGAAGCAGCAGGAGGACCCCACCACCACGGCTGCCCAGGCTCAGGAAGCCCTCCTGTTTGAGA AGGTGGTGCTGGACAGTAACGGCTCTGGAGAGGCAAGCCAACagcctggaggaggagagagggatgaggaggagtggCAGCTGAAGGAGGAGCTGATGGGGGCCTTCGAGGGGGCTCTGGACGTGGGGGGCAAGCGGGGCGACCTGAGGGGCATCCGTGTGCTGAAGAACGACCGGGTGATGGGAGCGGGCCGGAGCGGAGGAGGGCCATGCTTCGGGAACTGTGAGGATGACGAGGGGGCTGAGTGG ATCACATTCCAGGTGAAGCGTGTGAGGAAGCCCAAGGCGGACAGCCCTGAGGTCTGGGGCAGTGCTGAGGACACCCTGCAGGGGGAGACACTGCTCCCTggaggccactctgttctggAGATCAGCGGCCCCACCATCCCGTCCCCCGGGCCCTTAG ggcgaTGGAGGGACTATACCGGTCTGGGCTGGCCGGGGCCAGAGGAGTGCCAGCGAACACGCAGGGTAGACCTCACCACCGTGGCCAGTACCTGGCTGGCCGTGTCTGCCAAGAACATTGA CATCACGGAACACATAGACTTTATCACTCCACTCCAGGAGCCTGCGGTGGAGCCATTGTGCAACGCCAACCTGGCTGCCAGCATGCACACCCTGGACCACCTGGCTGGCGTGGCCAACCGCGCCGCCATCCACTACACCGGAGAGAGTCAACTCAgagag GTTCTACAGAATCTGGGCAAAGATAAGTTCTCCCCTCAGTCCTTTGAGCAGGTGGGCACGCGCATCGCCAAGGTCTTGGAGAAG AACCAGACATCGTGGGTCTTGTCCAGCATGTCTGCTCTCTACTGGAGGGTGAAGGGTCAGGGCAAGAGGGCCATCGACTGCCTACGCCAAGCCCTCCACTACGCCCCGCACCACATGAAG GATGTACCTCTGATCAGCCTGGCCAACATCTTCCAGAACGCGCGGCTGTGGGAGGACGCTCTGACCGTGGCCCGCATGGCTGTGGAGATCGCCCCGCACTTCGTTGTCAACCACTTCACCCTTGCCAACGTCTACATCGCCATG gaGGAGTTTGAGAAGGCCATGCGCTGGTATGAGTCCACTCTGGAGCTGCAGCCAGAGTTTGCCCCTGCCAAGGACCGCCTGAGAACCATCCAGTGTTACCTGCTAACCAAGAAGGACCGCCGTCTACCCTGA
- the ttc17 gene encoding tetratricopeptide repeat protein 17 isoform X3, with protein MADLRKISSGSLPYVNVSRKVSVQGKIFILLCIILAEPGGATTHWVVTEDGKIQQQVDSPLNLKHPHDLVIFMRQETRVNYLKKLELVAQKIHIEENEDRDTGLEQRHYKEDADCVMAKVPLGDLDLYDGTYISLESKDISPEDYVDFRSPLPPDLEKPDCARVFELPYSIHGFQHLRGVQEQVNLTSPLLSKEDPIFGSLSHKLGRSMDEVGHRIQQGLLRNSSSWVLYNLASFYWRIKNEPRRAVDCVIRALHFSPRQHKDLALVNMANILHRAHFSADAAIVAHTALDLTSDLLTSHYTLGNIYAMLGEYNHSVLCYEQALQAQPGFEQALRRKHAVLCQQKLEQRLEAQHRSLQRTLNELKEYQKQHDHYLRQQEALDKYKLLQEEQILRNIIHETQMAKEAQLGNHQMCRLGQQQSSLFCPLDLPVRYHRGDLFEHVHHIQFGEEVSVAGSVALVSEPSTNQTTSSHLHPSVSRDPEPAALWGHQASPTDDIQRLLWPRRADCADEFPVIPPAHLLPTFYLPPETQGPSLQTVLYGTGPPPSSLASPDCGPVLQPPPADLPASVGWTLEDKELPDPHATQVLLSRSRGWSLEQAGASIARAMKKASAPGWLLQNEAALFWRAKGNGTSSLQCLRHSLASAPPTQRHLPLVNAANLLLRHGLSAHAHTLLEDALALNASEPHTLLSLVSVNLAQGNVTGALDLFRQTLALSASCAQCRASLPLLRCLQFYPFLYNLQRSPCPQGALCVGKEDVTLHLDEWEAGSRQKQQEDPTTTAAQAQEALLFEKVVLDSNGSGEASQQPGGGERDEEEWQLKEELMGAFEGALDVGGKRGDLRGIRVLKNDRVMGAGRSGGGPCFGNCEDDEGAEWITFQVKRVRKPKADSPEVWGSAEDTLQGETLLPGGHSVLEISGPTIPSPGPLGRWRDYTGLGWPGPEECQRTRRVDLTTVASTWLAVSAKNIDITEHIDFITPLQEPAVEPLCNANLAASMHTLDHLAGVANRAAIHYTGESQLREVLQNLGKDKFSPQSFEQVGTRIAKVLEKNQTSWVLSSMSALYWRVKGQGKRAIDCLRQALHYAPHHMKDVPLISLANIFQNARLWEDALTVARMAVEIAPHFVVNHFTLANVYIAMEEFEKAMRWYESTLELQPEFAPAKDRLRTIQCYLLTKKDRRLP; from the exons ATGGCGGACCTCAGGAAAATCAGTTCTGGGTCTCTGCCCTATGTAAACGTTTCCCGAAAAGTGTCAGTTCAAGGGAAGATTTTTATCCTACTCTGTATAATATTGGCCGAACCCGGAGGAGCTACCACCCACTGGGTCGTCACTGAAGATGGAAAAATTCAACAGCAA GTTGACTCTCCTTTAAATCTTAAACATCCACATGACCTTGTCATCTTCATGCGACAGGAGACCCGTGTCAACTACCTGAAGAAGTTAGAG CTTGTCGCTCAGAAGATTCACATTGAGGAGAATGAGGACAGGGACACGGGCTTGGAGCAGAGGCACTATAAAGAGGATGCCGACTGTGTCATGGCTAAAGTACCCCTGGGAGACTTGGATCTCTACGATGGTACCTACATCTCCCTGGAGAGTAAAGACATCAG CCCTGAGGATTATGTAGATTTTAGGTCCCCTCTACCCCCGGATCTGGAGAAGCCTGACTGTGCCAGAGTATTTGAGCTCCCATATAGTATCCACGGTTTCCAGCATCTCCGG GGCGTGCAGGAACAGGTGAACCTCacatctcctctgctctctaaAGAGGACCCCATTTTTGGCTCCCTGTCCCACAAACTGGGCCGCAGCATGGACGAGGTGGGCCATCGCATCCAGCAGGGCCTGCTGAGG AACTCCTCATCCTGGGTGCTGTATAACCTGGCGTCGTTCTACTGGAGGATAAAGAATGAGCCCAGGCGGGCGGTGGACTGTGTGATCCGGGCCCTGCACTTCTCACCCAG GCAGCACAAGGACCTGGCCCTGGTGAACATGGCCAACATCCTGCATCGGGCCCACTTCTCGGCTGACGCTGCCATCGTGGCTCACACTGCCCTGGATTTGACCTCTGACCTTCTCACCAGCCACTACACCCTGGGCAACATCTACGCA ATGCTGGGGGAGTATAACCACTCAGTGCTGTGCTATGAGCAGGCTCTCCAGGCCCAGCCGGGCTTTGAGCAGGCCCTGAGGAGGAAGCACGCCGTCCTCTGTCAGCAGAAACTGGAGCAGCGCCTGGAGGCCCAACACAG GTCTCTGCAGCGCACGCTGAACGAGCTGAAGGAATACCAGAAACAGCATGACCACTACCTGCGTCAGCAGGAGGCCCTGGACAAATACAAGCTACTGCAGGAAGAGCAGATCCTCCGCAACATCATCCACGAGACCCAGATGGCCAAGGAGGCACAGCTGG GCAACCACCAGATGTGTCGTCTGGGCCAACAACAGAGCAGCCTGTTCTGCCCCTTGGACCTGCCGGTGCGTTATCACCGTGGAGACCTGTTTGAGCACGTCCACCACATCCAGTTTGGAGAGGAGGTCTCTGTGGCGGGCAGCGTTGCTCTGGTGTCGGAGCCTAGCACCAACCAGACCACCAGctcacacctccacccctccgTGTCCAGAGACCCTGAGCCTGCAGCCCTCTGGGGCCACCAGGCCTCCCCCACCGAT gacattcagaggctgctGTGGCCTCGGAGGGCAGACTGTGCTGATGAGTTTCCTGTCATCCCCCCCGCCCACCTACTACCCACCTTCTACCTCCCACCTGAGACACAGGGCCCCAG CCTGCAGACGGTGCTGTACGGTACcggaccccctccctcctccctggctTCTCCAGACTGTGGCCCTGTACTCCAGCCCCCTCCAGCTGACCTGCCTGCCTCTGTGGGCTGGACCTTGGAGGACAAGGAGCTACCAGACCCCCACGCCACCCAG gTACTGCTGTCTCGCAGCAGAGGCTGGAGTTTGGAGCAGGCTGGTGCCAGCATAGCCCGAGCCATGAAGAAG gctaGCGCCCCTGGCTGGTTGCTCCAGAACGAGGCGGCGTTGTTCTGGCGGGCGAAGGGTAACGGTACCAGCTCGCTGCAGTGTCTGCGCCACTCCCTGGCCTCGGCTCCGCCCACCCAGCGCCACCTGCCCCTCGTCAACGCTGCCAATCTGCTTCTGCGCCACGGCCTCAGCGCCCACGCACACACTCTGCTGGAGGACGCCCTGGCACTCAACGCCTCTGAG CCCCACACTCTCCTGAGCCTGGTAAGCGTGAATCTGGCCCAGGGCAACGTGACGGGCGCCCTGGACCTGTTCCGCCAGACCCTGGCTCTCTCTGCCAGTTGTGCCCAGTGCCGTGCCAGCCTGCCCCTTCTGCGATGCCTGCAGTTCTACCCATTCCTCTACAACCTGCAGCGCTCGCCATGTCCGC aGGGTGCTTTGTGTGTCGGTAAGGAGGATGTGACTCTACATCTAGATGAATGGGAGGCTGGCAGTAGACAGAAGCAGCAGGAGGACCCCACCACCACGGCTGCCCAGGCTCAGGAAGCCCTCCTGTTTGAGA AGGTGGTGCTGGACAGTAACGGCTCTGGAGAGGCAAGCCAACagcctggaggaggagagagggatgaggaggagtggCAGCTGAAGGAGGAGCTGATGGGGGCCTTCGAGGGGGCTCTGGACGTGGGGGGCAAGCGGGGCGACCTGAGGGGCATCCGTGTGCTGAAGAACGACCGGGTGATGGGAGCGGGCCGGAGCGGAGGAGGGCCATGCTTCGGGAACTGTGAGGATGACGAGGGGGCTGAGTGG ATCACATTCCAGGTGAAGCGTGTGAGGAAGCCCAAGGCGGACAGCCCTGAGGTCTGGGGCAGTGCTGAGGACACCCTGCAGGGGGAGACACTGCTCCCTggaggccactctgttctggAGATCAGCGGCCCCACCATCCCGTCCCCCGGGCCCTTAG ggcgaTGGAGGGACTATACCGGTCTGGGCTGGCCGGGGCCAGAGGAGTGCCAGCGAACACGCAGGGTAGACCTCACCACCGTGGCCAGTACCTGGCTGGCCGTGTCTGCCAAGAACATTGA CATCACGGAACACATAGACTTTATCACTCCACTCCAGGAGCCTGCGGTGGAGCCATTGTGCAACGCCAACCTGGCTGCCAGCATGCACACCCTGGACCACCTGGCTGGCGTGGCCAACCGCGCCGCCATCCACTACACCGGAGAGAGTCAACTCAgagag GTTCTACAGAATCTGGGCAAAGATAAGTTCTCCCCTCAGTCCTTTGAGCAGGTGGGCACGCGCATCGCCAAGGTCTTGGAGAAG AACCAGACATCGTGGGTCTTGTCCAGCATGTCTGCTCTCTACTGGAGGGTGAAGGGTCAGGGCAAGAGGGCCATCGACTGCCTACGCCAAGCCCTCCACTACGCCCCGCACCACATGAAG GATGTACCTCTGATCAGCCTGGCCAACATCTTCCAGAACGCGCGGCTGTGGGAGGACGCTCTGACCGTGGCCCGCATGGCTGTGGAGATCGCCCCGCACTTCGTTGTCAACCACTTCACCCTTGCCAACGTCTACATCGCCATG gaGGAGTTTGAGAAGGCCATGCGCTGGTATGAGTCCACTCTGGAGCTGCAGCCAGAGTTTGCCCCTGCCAAGGACCGCCTGAGAACCATCCAGTGTTACCTGCTAACCAAGAAGGACCGCCGTCTACCCTGA